The Sagittula sp. P11 genome window below encodes:
- the xylA gene encoding xylose isomerase has product MTTGFFEGIAPLRYEGADSASELCFRHYDPDEVVLGKRLEEHLRFAVAWWHSFAWEGGDPFGGQTFVRPWHPQDDMGRAKMKADVAFEMFDLLGVPFYCWHDADLRPEQGDYAKNLSTLEEITDYIGEKQAASKAKLLWGTANMFSHRRWMGGASTNPDPDVFAYAAATVKGCMDATHKLGGQNYVLWGGREGYETLLNTDLKQELDHMGRFLSMVVDYKHKIGFEGTILVEPKPQEPSKHQYDFDVATCIGFLRKYGLENEVKLNIEQGHAILAGHSFEHELALAAAEGMLGSIDMNRNDYQSGWDTDQFPNNVPEVALAYYHVLKGGGFTTGGTNFDAKLRRQSIDPIDLIAGHAGGMDVCARGLKAAAAMIEDGGLEQALDERYAGWQSEGARAMLGSDLASIQKRVLDERIEPEPRSGRQERLENYVNRFV; this is encoded by the coding sequence ATGACGACCGGATTTTTCGAGGGGATTGCGCCGCTTCGGTACGAGGGGGCCGACAGTGCGTCGGAGCTCTGCTTCCGGCATTACGACCCGGACGAGGTGGTGCTGGGCAAGCGGCTGGAGGAACACCTGCGCTTTGCCGTGGCGTGGTGGCATTCCTTTGCCTGGGAGGGGGGCGATCCCTTCGGCGGGCAGACCTTCGTGCGTCCCTGGCATCCGCAGGACGACATGGGCCGGGCGAAGATGAAGGCCGATGTTGCCTTCGAGATGTTCGACCTGCTGGGCGTGCCGTTCTACTGCTGGCATGACGCGGACCTCCGCCCCGAACAGGGCGACTACGCGAAGAACCTGAGCACGCTGGAAGAGATCACCGATTACATCGGCGAGAAGCAGGCGGCCTCGAAGGCGAAGCTCCTGTGGGGCACGGCGAACATGTTCTCGCACCGGCGCTGGATGGGCGGGGCCTCCACCAACCCCGATCCGGACGTGTTCGCCTATGCCGCCGCCACGGTGAAGGGCTGCATGGACGCGACCCACAAGCTGGGCGGCCAGAACTACGTGCTGTGGGGCGGGCGCGAGGGCTACGAGACGCTGCTGAACACCGACCTGAAGCAGGAGCTGGACCACATGGGCCGTTTCCTGTCGATGGTGGTCGACTACAAGCACAAGATCGGGTTCGAAGGCACGATCCTCGTGGAGCCGAAGCCGCAGGAGCCGTCGAAGCACCAGTACGACTTCGACGTGGCCACCTGCATCGGGTTCCTGCGCAAGTACGGGCTGGAAAACGAGGTGAAGCTGAACATCGAGCAGGGCCACGCGATCCTGGCCGGGCATTCCTTCGAACATGAGCTGGCGCTTGCCGCGGCGGAGGGGATGCTGGGGTCCATCGACATGAACCGCAACGACTACCAGTCCGGTTGGGACACCGACCAGTTCCCGAACAACGTGCCGGAGGTGGCGCTGGCCTACTACCACGTTCTGAAGGGCGGCGGCTTCACCACCGGGGGCACGAACTTCGACGCGAAGCTGCGGCGGCAGAGCATCGACCCGATCGACCTGATCGCGGGCCACGCGGGCGGCATGGACGTCTGCGCGCGGGGGCTGAAGGCGGCCGCGGCGATGATCGAGGACGGCGGGCTGGAGCAGGCGCTGGACGAGCGGTACGCCGGCTGGCAGAGCGAGGGGGCGCGGGCGATGCTGGGCTCCGACCTGGCGAGCATCCAGAAGCGGGTGCTGGACGAGCGGATCGAGCCGGAACCGCGCTCCGGCCGGCAGGAGCGGCTGGAGAACTACGTGAACCGCTTCGTCTGA
- the xylB gene encoding xylulokinase, protein MYLGLDLGTSGLRALLVGEDGAPVASVSESYQTAHPNPGWSEQDPAVWVAAVDAVLTRMAAERPADMAAVRGIGVSGHMHGAVCLDAGGVVVRPCILWNDTRSFAEAAALDATDGVRSLSGNIVFPGFTAPKLAWMAAHEPEAFARVAHVVLPAGYMNFHLTGELFADMSDSAGTSWLDVGARDWSGRLLEAGGMTRAQMPRLVEGSEVGGQLRRDLAERWGMTGTVAVVGGAGDNAASACGVGAMREGQGFVSLGTSGVLLTGRDGYAPLPESAVHTFCHAVPGQWYQMGVILAATDSLNWLSRVTGTSPADLARELGDEIAGPGRLRFLPYLSGERTPHNDARIRGGFLNIEQATDRRAITQAVMEGVAFALGDCALALGQTGVRLQSLLAIGGGAASRFWVKTIATVLGVPLDLPEAGDFGAALGAARLAMVGCGAGTVEEVMVAPAVRETVAPEAALADAYAEAFAAYRATYPAVKDLP, encoded by the coding sequence ATGTATCTCGGTCTGGATCTCGGGACATCGGGCCTGCGGGCGCTTCTGGTGGGCGAGGACGGCGCGCCGGTCGCGAGCGTGTCGGAAAGCTATCAGACCGCGCATCCCAATCCCGGCTGGTCGGAGCAGGACCCGGCGGTCTGGGTGGCGGCGGTCGATGCCGTGCTGACGCGGATGGCGGCGGAGCGTCCGGCGGACATGGCGGCGGTGCGGGGCATAGGCGTATCGGGGCACATGCACGGGGCGGTGTGCCTCGATGCCGGAGGTGTGGTGGTGCGGCCCTGCATCCTTTGGAACGACACCCGCAGCTTTGCCGAGGCGGCGGCGCTGGACGCGACCGACGGTGTGCGGTCCTTGTCCGGCAACATCGTCTTCCCCGGCTTCACCGCGCCGAAACTGGCGTGGATGGCCGCGCATGAGCCCGAGGCCTTCGCGCGCGTCGCGCATGTGGTGTTGCCCGCGGGCTACATGAACTTCCACCTGACCGGAGAGCTGTTCGCCGACATGTCCGACAGCGCCGGCACGTCCTGGCTGGACGTGGGCGCGCGCGACTGGTCCGGGCGGCTGCTGGAGGCGGGCGGCATGACGCGGGCGCAGATGCCGCGGCTGGTCGAAGGCTCCGAGGTGGGCGGGCAGTTGCGCCGCGATCTGGCCGAGCGCTGGGGCATGACCGGCACCGTGGCCGTCGTGGGCGGCGCGGGTGACAATGCGGCCTCGGCCTGCGGGGTCGGCGCGATGCGCGAGGGGCAGGGCTTCGTGTCGCTTGGCACCTCGGGCGTGCTGCTGACCGGGCGCGACGGCTATGCGCCGCTGCCGGAGAGCGCGGTCCACACTTTCTGCCACGCGGTGCCGGGGCAGTGGTACCAGATGGGGGTGATCCTCGCCGCGACGGATTCGCTGAACTGGCTGTCGCGGGTCACGGGGACGTCGCCCGCCGACCTGGCGCGCGAGCTGGGCGACGAGATCGCGGGGCCGGGGCGGCTGCGCTTCCTGCCGTATCTCTCGGGCGAGCGGACGCCGCACAACGACGCGCGCATCCGGGGCGGTTTCCTGAACATCGAGCAGGCGACGGACCGCCGCGCCATCACGCAAGCGGTGATGGAGGGCGTGGCCTTTGCGCTTGGCGACTGTGCGCTGGCCCTCGGCCAGACCGGGGTCCGGCTGCAGAGCCTTCTGGCGATCGGCGGCGGCGCGGCCTCGCGCTTCTGGGTGAAGACCATCGCCACGGTGCTGGGCGTGCCGCTTGACCTGCCGGAGGCCGGGGATTTCGGCGCGGCGCTGGGGGCGGCGCGGCTGGCCATGGTGGGCTGCGGTGCGGGCACGGTCGAGGAGGTCATGGTGGCCCCCGCCGTGCGCGAGACCGTCGCACCGGAGGCAGCCCTCGCGGACGCCTATGCCGAGGCCTTCGCGGCCTACCGCGCGACCTATCCGGCGGTGAAGGACCTGCCGTAA
- a CDS encoding FMN-binding negative transcriptional regulator, translating into MHTNPAFRQTEETVALDFARSRAFGTLCLSTSAAPHLAHVPFLLAGDGRTVDLHLTRSNPIARACREPREVTLAVTGPDGYVSPDWYGLDDQVPTWNYVAVHLSGTLQPLPPEDLPDMLARQTAAFEEFIPGKTPWTMDKMSEETTARFLRMILPFRLQVAQVDSTFKLNQNKPEDARRSAAHHVEEGFGSDLAHLANLMRTPPSGT; encoded by the coding sequence ATGCACACCAATCCCGCCTTCCGTCAGACCGAAGAGACCGTCGCCCTCGACTTCGCGCGCAGCCGGGCCTTCGGCACGCTCTGCCTCTCGACCAGCGCGGCGCCGCACCTCGCGCATGTGCCCTTCCTGCTGGCCGGGGACGGCCGGACGGTCGACCTGCACCTGACGCGCTCAAACCCCATCGCCCGCGCCTGCCGCGAACCGCGCGAAGTGACCCTGGCCGTCACCGGGCCGGATGGTTACGTCTCGCCGGACTGGTACGGCCTCGACGACCAGGTGCCGACCTGGAACTACGTAGCCGTGCACCTTTCAGGCACCTTGCAGCCGCTGCCGCCCGAGGACCTGCCCGACATGCTTGCCCGCCAGACCGCCGCCTTCGAGGAGTTCATCCCCGGCAAGACACCCTGGACCATGGACAAGATGTCGGAGGAAACGACCGCCCGCTTCCTGCGCATGATCCTGCCTTTCCGGCTGCAGGTCGCGCAGGTCGACAGCACGTTCAAGCTGAACCAGAACAAGCCCGAAGACGCCCGCCGCAGCGCCGCCCACCACGTGGAAGAAGGCTTCGGCTCCGATCTGGCGCATCTTGCCAACCTCATGCGCACCCCGCCGTCCGGCACCTGA
- the mtaB gene encoding tRNA (N(6)-L-threonylcarbamoyladenosine(37)-C(2))-methylthiotransferase MtaB produces the protein MTDAPRFTTLGCRLNAYETEAMKRLAADAGLTDAVIVNTCAVTSEAVAKARKEIRRLRRDNPDAPLIVTGCAAQIDPDSFAAMDEVTHVIGNTEKMAPETWRRLTPDFIGDTPRVLVNDIMSVEETAGHLIDGFGTRSRAYVQVQNGCDHRCTFCIIPYGRGNSRSVPAGVVVDQVKRLRDEGYNEVVLTGVDLTSWGADLPGQPRLGDLVLRLMKLTDIPRLRISSIDSIEADDALMQAIATEPRLMPHLHLSLQHGHDLILKRMKRRHLRDDAIRFCEEARALRPDMTFGADIIAGFPTETDEHFDASLRLVEDCGLTWLHVFPYSARPGTPAAKIPNRVDGTTIKDRAARLRAAGDAAVIRHLAAQEGRTAQVLMEAPDMGRTEQFTEVTFATPQPTGQIVAARITGSEGTRLTATPL, from the coding sequence ATGACCGACGCGCCCCGATTCACCACGCTGGGCTGCCGCCTCAACGCCTACGAGACGGAAGCGATGAAGCGCCTCGCCGCCGACGCCGGGCTGACCGACGCGGTGATCGTCAACACCTGCGCCGTCACCTCCGAGGCCGTGGCCAAGGCCCGCAAGGAGATCCGCCGCCTGCGCCGCGACAACCCCGACGCGCCGCTGATCGTCACCGGCTGCGCCGCGCAGATCGACCCCGACAGCTTTGCCGCGATGGACGAGGTCACCCACGTCATCGGCAACACCGAGAAGATGGCGCCCGAGACGTGGCGCCGCCTGACCCCCGATTTCATCGGCGACACGCCCCGCGTGCTGGTCAACGACATCATGTCGGTCGAGGAAACCGCCGGCCACCTGATCGACGGCTTCGGCACCCGCTCGCGCGCCTACGTGCAGGTGCAGAACGGCTGCGACCACCGCTGCACCTTCTGCATCATCCCCTACGGCCGCGGCAACTCGCGCTCCGTTCCGGCAGGGGTGGTGGTCGACCAGGTGAAGCGGCTGCGCGACGAGGGCTACAACGAGGTCGTGCTGACCGGCGTCGACCTGACGTCCTGGGGCGCGGACCTGCCCGGGCAGCCACGGCTCGGCGACCTTGTGCTGCGGCTGATGAAGCTGACCGACATTCCGCGCCTGCGGATCTCCTCCATCGACTCGATCGAGGCGGACGACGCGCTGATGCAGGCCATCGCGACCGAGCCGCGCCTGATGCCACACCTGCATCTGTCCCTGCAGCACGGCCACGACCTGATCCTGAAGCGGATGAAGCGGCGCCACCTGCGCGACGACGCCATCCGCTTCTGCGAGGAGGCGCGCGCCCTGCGCCCCGACATGACCTTCGGGGCCGACATCATCGCGGGCTTCCCGACCGAGACGGACGAACACTTCGACGCCTCGCTGCGGCTGGTGGAGGACTGCGGCCTGACGTGGCTGCACGTCTTCCCCTACTCGGCACGGCCCGGCACACCGGCCGCCAAGATCCCCAACCGGGTGGACGGCACCACGATCAAGGACCGCGCCGCCCGCCTGCGCGCCGCTGGCGACGCCGCCGTGATCCGCCATCTCGCAGCGCAGGAGGGGCGCACGGCGCAGGTGTTGATGGAAGCGCCCGACATGGGCCGCACGGAACAATTCACCGAGGTCACCTTCGCCACGCCGCAACCCACCGGCCAGATTGTCGCCGCGCGCATCACCGGCAGCGAAGGCACCCGGCTGACCGCCACGCCGCTCTGA
- the dapF gene encoding diaminopimelate epimerase → MRAMDNARDTGLPFMKMHGLGNDFVVIDARARAVQVTPELAMRLADRHMGVGFDQLALIEPGRNADAHLVFLNSDGSTSAACGNATRCIARHLMTETGKDRLVLTTDHGALHAVDAGNGLTSVNMGAPVLDWQRIPLAEEVDTLHLPIDGDPVATSMGNPHCTFFVADAEAVDLTTFGPAIEHHPLFPQRTNVQVASLVGPDHLRMRVWERGAGLTLASGSSSCATAVAAARRGLTGCAVRIDLDGGTLQVDWREDGVWMTGPTSHVFTGTLTAEWLGQ, encoded by the coding sequence ATGCGCGCCATGGACAACGCGCGCGACACAGGCTTGCCCTTCATGAAGATGCACGGGCTCGGCAACGATTTCGTTGTCATCGACGCCCGTGCGCGCGCCGTTCAGGTGACACCCGAACTGGCCATGCGGCTGGCGGACCGGCACATGGGCGTGGGTTTCGACCAGCTCGCCCTGATCGAGCCGGGCCGCAACGCGGACGCGCACCTCGTTTTCCTGAACTCGGACGGCTCGACCTCGGCGGCCTGCGGCAACGCAACCCGCTGCATCGCCCGGCACCTGATGACCGAGACCGGCAAGGACCGCCTTGTCCTGACCACCGACCACGGCGCGCTGCATGCGGTGGATGCCGGAAACGGGCTGACCTCCGTGAACATGGGCGCGCCGGTCCTCGACTGGCAGCGCATTCCGCTGGCGGAGGAGGTGGACACCCTGCACCTGCCCATCGACGGCGATCCGGTGGCGACCTCCATGGGCAACCCGCACTGCACCTTCTTCGTGGCGGATGCAGAAGCCGTGGACCTCACGACCTTCGGCCCGGCCATCGAGCATCACCCCCTTTTTCCGCAACGCACCAACGTGCAGGTGGCGAGCCTTGTCGGCCCCGACCACCTGCGGATGCGGGTCTGGGAGCGCGGCGCGGGGCTGACGCTGGCCTCCGGTTCCTCGTCCTGCGCCACCGCCGTCGCTGCCGCCCGTCGGGGGCTGACCGGGTGCGCCGTGCGCATCGACCTCGACGGCGGCACGCTGCAGGTCGACTGGCGCGAGGACGGCGTCTGGATGACCGGCCCCACCTCGCATGTCTTCACCGGCACGCTGACCGCCGAATGGCTGGGCCAATGA
- a CDS encoding phosphatidylcholine/phosphatidylserine synthase, protein MTPSLKSTVTVEARALCVHLLTATGAVFAMLALLAAVQENWPVMFLWLVIAFAVDGVDGPLARKYDVKTNAPRFDGVLLDLIIDYLTYVFIPAFALFQSGLLPGWTGWFAIIVITFASAMYFADSRMKTTDNSFHGFPGCWNMLILVLFAIKPGFWVILMLITVLAVAMFLPLKFIHPVRTERWRALSLPVALAWTFFAGWAAWVEFHPESWAHWGLVVTSVYLIAVGIVQQIVPARNKS, encoded by the coding sequence ATGACCCCGAGCCTGAAGTCCACCGTGACCGTCGAAGCCCGCGCCCTCTGTGTCCACCTGCTGACCGCCACCGGCGCCGTCTTCGCCATGCTCGCCCTGCTGGCGGCCGTGCAGGAGAACTGGCCGGTGATGTTCCTCTGGCTGGTGATCGCCTTCGCGGTCGACGGCGTGGACGGACCTCTGGCCCGGAAATACGACGTCAAGACCAACGCGCCGCGCTTCGACGGGGTGCTCCTGGACCTGATCATCGACTACCTGACCTACGTGTTCATCCCGGCCTTCGCGCTTTTCCAGAGCGGGCTGCTGCCCGGCTGGACCGGCTGGTTCGCGATCATCGTCATCACCTTCGCCAGCGCGATGTATTTTGCCGACAGCCGGATGAAGACGACCGACAATTCATTCCATGGTTTCCCGGGCTGCTGGAACATGCTGATCCTCGTGCTCTTCGCGATCAAGCCGGGGTTCTGGGTGATCCTCATGCTGATCACCGTTCTGGCGGTCGCGATGTTCCTGCCGCTGAAGTTCATCCACCCCGTCCGGACCGAGCGCTGGCGCGCACTGTCCCTGCCGGTGGCGCTGGCCTGGACGTTCTTCGCGGGCTGGGCCGCCTGGGTCGAGTTCCACCCGGAAAGCTGGGCCCACTGGGGTCTGGTCGTGACCTCGGTCTACCTGATCGCCGTGGGCATCGTTCAGCAGATCGTGCCGGCGCGGAACAAATCGTAG
- a CDS encoding accessory factor UbiK family protein gives MQTRNKVFDDLSQLMTNAMGVAQGAREEAETAFKGMVDRWLADRDFVTREEFDAVRAMAQKAREENEALKARLDKLESSSK, from the coding sequence ATGCAAACCCGCAACAAGGTTTTCGACGATCTGAGCCAGCTGATGACCAACGCCATGGGCGTGGCGCAGGGGGCGAGGGAAGAGGCGGAGACCGCCTTCAAGGGAATGGTGGACCGCTGGCTGGCGGACCGCGACTTCGTGACCCGCGAGGAATTCGACGCCGTCCGCGCCATGGCGCAGAAGGCGCGCGAGGAGAACGAGGCGCTGAAGGCGCGGCTGGACAAGCTGGAGTCGTCCTCGAAGTAA